A region of the Pseudomonas sp. A34-9 genome:
GAATTTCATACCGGTGAAACCCGCGCCGCTGTAGTTGGCGGAGATACCGTCCATTTCAGCGTTGCGGTCAGCGATCAGGTGCAGCTTGGTCTGCATGCCCGCCATCGCGTAGATCTGGCCGCCCAGACCCGGGATGAAGAACGAGTTCATCACAGCGTCAGAGGTGATCTTGAAGTTGATTGGCGTGTGCGCCGGGAACACGATCTTGTTGACCGTGGCAATGCCTTGTTCCGGGTAGATGAACAGCCACTTCCAGTCCAGCGCGACCACTTCGATGGTCACAGGCTTGACGTCGGACTGAATCGGACGATACGGGTCCAGTTCGTGGGTCGAAATGTAGGTGATGTAACCCAGGGCAATGATGATCAGGACCGGGATGGTCCAGACTGCCACTTCGATTTTGGTCGAGTGCGACCATTTCGGGGTGTAGACGGCGTTCTTGTTCGACGCGCGGTACTTCCAGGCGAACAGGAAGGTCATGACGATAACCGGCACGACGACCAACAGCATCAGCAGGGTCGCGGTGATGATCAGGTTTCGCTGTTCCAGGCCAACCTGGCCCGTTGGATTGAGCAAGGTCATGTTGCAGCCTCCCAGCAACAACGTGCCGAGCAGCGGCACTAGGCCTAGTAATCTGGGGTACCTGTTTTTACTCATCTCACGACCTCTAAAGCAGCTTGCGCAATGCAGTTGGGTTTTGATCGCCAACACTTCACCCTGCCAAGGGTTGGCATTTTCTTTGGATTGAATAAGGGCCGCCCGTCGCGCGTCAGACGCTCGACAAAACCTGGGACAGCGGTCAGTTCTTATTCGAATTCGTGGTCAAAGGCCTTGTTACAGACCAATTCCATTTGGTGCGGAAAGTTGGAAGGCACCGACACCTGGGTGTCTTGAAAGCCTTTCGACTCACTCGACACCCGACTTCCTGCTCGCCTCCTTAATAAAGGCTGAACAGTGCCGGGAATTCAGTGCGGGCGATTGTAGATAGGTAGCGCCCTATACACCATGTCTTATCCCGAAATAATTTTTATCCGTTCGAGCAACAATGCGTCGCCATTTTTGCAAAAGTTCCACATGTTATCGAAATAGATTCTCAACAAAAACACCAAAAAATGTAGGTGTACCCGCGTCAGTTCAGACAGCTCCGAAGGCTATTTCCGAACGTTGGAACAGCGCAAAGCCCGATAACCCAAGGCTTTTGGCCATATACCCGCGCTTGTTAAAACTGCCTGCTCTGGCACTTGCGTGCTAAAGCCGAAAAACCGCGAAACTGACCAATCCTTTTTTGTAACAACGGCCGATTCCGGGTCATCGAAGCGGCCTGCGACACCACGTATGTGACAACATGTCGCACACCTGCCACACCCTCCCTTGCCGTCCGTCACGGTGTTTTCACCCACACTCTGAAATGCAAAACGCCTCGATTGGCTGATCCGCAAATCGAGGCGTTTTCTGTATCGGCCAGACAGCCGAATAGTTGACTCAGCGCAATGCTTTTCGGTTACGCGAGGTCAGCAGCGGCACCAGAATCACCACCAGCACGAACGCCACCAGTGCCCATTGCGCCAGCGACAGACCGAGGATCGGCGGGTACGGCGTCGAGCAGAAACCGTCGACCTGAAAGCCCAACGGGAAGATCTTCGCCAGCGGCAGATCATCGACAATCGGCTGCAGCACATCGATGCCGCAACTCACCGCCGGATAGAACTGGGTGTAGACGTGATGCCCGGCCACACCGGCACCGGCAATCGCACAAATCACTACCAGCACTTCAAATACGGTGATGCTGCGGCGCGTGCGCATGCCCGCGCCAATGAACGCGAACAGCGCGATCAACAGCAACGCATAGCGCTGCAAGATACACAGCGGGCACGGCGCTTCGCCGAGCACGATCTGCATGTACAGCGCACCACCGATCAGTGCCAGGCAGATGATGCCCAGCAACACCAGAAAGCGCCGTTCACGTCCCAGTCGAATCGTTTCCTCGCTCATCGCGTTTCCTTTATATGTCCATGGTTCAGCTGGCCGGCGGCTGCGCTTGCAGTTGCGCCATCAAGCTGATGTTGTCTTCGATATGCCAATTGGCCGCGATGCGACCCTTGTCGATCTGATAGATATCGGTTGCCCGGAAGTCTACACGCTGGCCCTGCCCTTTGAGAGCCTTGAACGTACCGCTGAAGTGTCCGCGAAAGTGCAGATGCACCACCACGCGATCACCGGCGATGATCATTTGCTCGATGTCGCAACTCAAGTCCGGCACCGCCGTGCGAAAGAACTTCGACGCCAGCAATGGCCCGGTCGGCCCCTGCACCCGGCCCTCGGGTGGCGTCTGGTCGACAAATTGCGGCGACAACGCCGCCATGGCCAACGCCTCCTCACCGGAATTCCAGAAACTGCCATAGCGCCGCGCGGCCAGTTCCATGGCTTCTGCCTGCGCCTTGGGCAGGCTCTGATCGACGATCAGGGTCTGCGGTTTTATCAGGGCAGATTCGGCAAAGGCCAACGGACTGGTCAGCAACGCGGCCGAAAGACCGATAGCTGTAAAGCTGAAACGACGGGCGAAGGTGAAGTGCGACATGGGGGCGATCCTGATCATGTAAACGAACGAGCGCCTATCATCAGCATCGGGGAATAAACGATAAACCGGTTAAGAAACGATTAACCTTTAAACAGAATTTAAGAATCGAGACCGTATAACGGCCTTCGCGAGCAGGCTCGCTCCCACATTGGATCTGCGTCGAACACAAATACTGTGAACCACACAAACCCATTGTGGGAGCGAGCCTGCTCGCGAATGAAGGCAACTCGACTCTGGCTTATTCCAAAGCAGAAGCCGGCCCGAAGAACTCATAACGGCTCTGCTGCTCCGGCACACCCAGCGCTTTCAGATGCCGCTTGATCGCGCCCATGAAGCCCTTCGGCCCAAGGAAGTAAGCGTCGACATCACGCTGCTGCGGCAACCACTCGCCTAACAACGCCTGACTCAACATCCCGACCTTGTCCGCCGCCGGGCTCACGCCGTCATCTTCGGCGTAGCAATAAAAACGCTTGAGTTGCGGATGACGCTCAGTCAGGTCGTCAATCCAGTCACGGAACGCGTGGACGCTGCCATTGCGCGCGCAGTGGATAAAGTGCACCGGACGTTCGGTCTGCAGCGCCGCTTCAAGCATCGCCAGGGTTGGCGTGATGCCGACGCCGCCACTGATCAGCACCAACGGCTTGTCACTCGCGGTCAAAGTGAACTCACCCGATGGCGGAAACAGTTGAATGCTCGCGCCGACGTGCAATTGATCGTGCAAGTGATTGGACGCACGGCCACCCGGTTCGCGCTTGACGCTGATGCGGTACTGACCGTTGTTCGCCAGTGCCGACAGCGAGTAATTGCGACGGATTTCTTCGCCATCGAGGATCAGCTTCATGCCGATGTACTGACCCGGCTCGGCTGCGAGGATCGGGCCTTTGTCGGCCGGTTCGAAGTAGAACGAAATAATTTCCGCGCTCTCCTCGACCTTGGCCGCGACGATGAACTCACGCGCCCCGCGCCAGCCGCCGACGGCGTGTTCTTTCTGGTCGTAGATCGCGGTTTCGGCGCCGATCAGGATGTCCGCCAGTTGCCCGTACGCTGCGCCCCAGGCGCTCATTACTTCGGGCGTAGCGATCTCTTCGCCAAGCACTTCGGAAATCGCCCGCAGCAAGCAGGTGCCGACAATCGGGTAGTGTTCCGGAAGGATCTGCAGGGCGACGTGCTTGTTGATGATCTTCGCCACCAGATCGCCCAACTGGTCGAGCTGATCGATGTGCCGCGCGTACATCAATACACCGTTGGCCAAGGCACGAGGCTGGTCACCGCTGGCTTGGTGCGCCTGATTAAACAGCGGGCGCACTTCAGGGTATTCAGAGAGCATCATGCGGTAGAAGTGAGTGATCAGCGCTTCACCGCCGCTTTCCAGCAGAGGCACGGTGGATTTGACGATGGCACGATCCTGGACGCTAAGCATAACAATGACTCCTGAGCTTTCTTGAAAAGTTACCTTAGGCTTATCAGGTTCCGTGCCAAATAATTTATCCATATAAATCAATCGCTTGAAAATATCGTAGTCATAAAGACTCAAAGGCCTTTATAGTCATCCCGACTACATCTTGTCTCTTTGACTACAAGACCATGACTGCCAAATCCCTGCTCACTGCGCTACTGCCTCTGGTCTCCGACCTGTCCCGCGAACTGCCCGAGGGCGAGCGTTACCGACGCCTGCTCGAAGCCATGCGCGCCCTGCTGCCCTGCGATGCGGCGGCGTTGTTGCGTCTCGACGGCGAAGCGCTGGTGCCGTTGGCGGTGGACGGTTTAAGCACCGACACTCTCGGCCGGCGCTTCAAGGTCAGCGAGCATCCGCGCTTCGAGATTCTGCTGAGCGGGGCCGGGCCGACGCGCTTCGCCGCCGACAGCGACTTGCCCGATCCTTATGATGGCCTGGTCGACGGCCTCGACGAGCATCTCGAAGTTCACGATTGCCTCGGCTGTCCGTTGTTTGTCGATGAAAAACTCTGGGGCCTGATCACCCTCGACGCCCTCGACCCCGAGCGTTTTGAGCCGATCGAACTCGACGCCCTGCAAGCTTTCGCCAGCCTCGCCTCGGCCACGGTCAACGCCGCCGAACGCATCCAGCGCCTGGCCAATCGCGCAGAAGACGAGCACCAACGCGCCGAGGTTTATCGCCAAGCCAGCGGCCAGCAGAACCGCGAGATGATCGGCCAGAGCAAAGCGCTGAAGAAATTGGTAGAAGAGATCAATCTGGTCGGCGGCAGCGATCTGACCGTGTTGATCACCGGCGAAACCGGCGTCGGCAAAGAGTTGGTGGCCCAGGCGATTCATGCCGCTTCACCGCGCGCAGACAAACCGATCATCAGCCTCAACTGCGCCGCCCTTCCCGACACGCTGGTAGAAAGCGAGCTGTTCGGCCATGTGCGCGGCGCCTTCACCGGCGCTACCAGCGACCGTCGCGGCAAGTTCGAACTGGCCAATGGCGGCACGCTGTTTCTCGATGAGGTCGGCGAACTGTCGCTGACCGTGCAGGCGAAATTGCTGCGCGT
Encoded here:
- the cyoA gene encoding ubiquinol oxidase subunit II, producing the protein MSKNRYPRLLGLVPLLGTLLLGGCNMTLLNPTGQVGLEQRNLIITATLLMLLVVVPVIVMTFLFAWKYRASNKNAVYTPKWSHSTKIEVAVWTIPVLIIIALGYITYISTHELDPYRPIQSDVKPVTIEVVALDWKWLFIYPEQGIATVNKIVFPAHTPINFKITSDAVMNSFFIPGLGGQIYAMAGMQTKLHLIADRNAEMDGISANYSGAGFTGMKFKAISTTQEDFDAWVSEVKKSPKQLDQAEYAALAKPSQNNPVELYSSVTPNQFQIIVDKYEGMKPGKPLKHEKKEKEVAATEIDSSSHSAAGAEE
- the hmpA gene encoding NO-inducible flavohemoprotein, whose translation is MLSVQDRAIVKSTVPLLESGGEALITHFYRMMLSEYPEVRPLFNQAHQASGDQPRALANGVLMYARHIDQLDQLGDLVAKIINKHVALQILPEHYPIVGTCLLRAISEVLGEEIATPEVMSAWGAAYGQLADILIGAETAIYDQKEHAVGGWRGAREFIVAAKVEESAEIISFYFEPADKGPILAAEPGQYIGMKLILDGEEIRRNYSLSALANNGQYRISVKREPGGRASNHLHDQLHVGASIQLFPPSGEFTLTASDKPLVLISGGVGITPTLAMLEAALQTERPVHFIHCARNGSVHAFRDWIDDLTERHPQLKRFYCYAEDDGVSPAADKVGMLSQALLGEWLPQQRDVDAYFLGPKGFMGAIKRHLKALGVPEQQSRYEFFGPASALE
- a CDS encoding ester cyclase, whose translation is MSHFTFARRFSFTAIGLSAALLTSPLAFAESALIKPQTLIVDQSLPKAQAEAMELAARRYGSFWNSGEEALAMAALSPQFVDQTPPEGRVQGPTGPLLASKFFRTAVPDLSCDIEQMIIAGDRVVVHLHFRGHFSGTFKALKGQGQRVDFRATDIYQIDKGRIAANWHIEDNISLMAQLQAQPPAS
- a CDS encoding disulfide bond formation protein B, encoding MSEETIRLGRERRFLVLLGIICLALIGGALYMQIVLGEAPCPLCILQRYALLLIALFAFIGAGMRTRRSITVFEVLVVICAIAGAGVAGHHVYTQFYPAVSCGIDVLQPIVDDLPLAKIFPLGFQVDGFCSTPYPPILGLSLAQWALVAFVLVVILVPLLTSRNRKALR
- the norR gene encoding nitric oxide reductase transcriptional regulator NorR encodes the protein MTAKSLLTALLPLVSDLSRELPEGERYRRLLEAMRALLPCDAAALLRLDGEALVPLAVDGLSTDTLGRRFKVSEHPRFEILLSGAGPTRFAADSDLPDPYDGLVDGLDEHLEVHDCLGCPLFVDEKLWGLITLDALDPERFEPIELDALQAFASLASATVNAAERIQRLANRAEDEHQRAEVYRQASGQQNREMIGQSKALKKLVEEINLVGGSDLTVLITGETGVGKELVAQAIHAASPRADKPIISLNCAALPDTLVESELFGHVRGAFTGATSDRRGKFELANGGTLFLDEVGELSLTVQAKLLRVLQSGQLQRLGSDKEHQVDVRLIAATNRDLAEEVRSGRYRADFYHRLSVYPLRVPALRDRGRDVLLLSGFFLEQNRSRMGLNSLRLNNDAQEALLAYTWPGNVRELEHLIGRSALKALGDCKVRPKILSLSAADLDLPREVVDNSVETVAGVVPEMPLISGDLRSATEQYQRRLISAALARNQDNWASAARELGLDRANLGRMAKRLGMKS